Proteins encoded by one window of Arachis ipaensis cultivar K30076 chromosome B04, Araip1.1, whole genome shotgun sequence:
- the LOC107638762 gene encoding uncharacterized protein LOC107638762, whose protein sequence is MNVGLAISDMHTPSTIRFLSPSSSPYHFLFPLYLPNNHHPRFRAKSSLVIEKQDPPALSVVQAPALSLPEPVSRRLILLRHARSSRENRSLRDHDRPLSKSGRVDAVKVSLKLQELGWIPELILCSDAARTKETLKIMQEQVQELVEAEIHFVSSFYSIAAMDGQTAEHLQKTICRYSKDEILTVMCMGHNRGWEEAASMFSGASIELKTCNAALLEAAGKSWEEAFAAAGFGGWKLHGIVKPSS, encoded by the exons ATGAACGTGGGACTCGCTATCTCTGACATGCATACCCCTTCCACCATCCGCTTTCTTTCACCATCTTCTTCCCCTTATCACTTCCTTTTTCCCCTTTACCTTCCCAATAACCACCACCCACGATTTCGCGCCAAATCCTCCCTCGTAATTGAGAAGCAGGACCCACCCGCCCTCTCCGTCGTTCAAGCTCCCGCACTGTCCTTGCCGGAACCGGTCTCTCGCCGTCTCATCCTCCTTCGCCATGCCAGGAGTTCCCGTGAAAATCGCTCACTCCGTG ATCATGACCGGCCTCTGAGTAAATCTGGCCGTGTGGATGCTGTCAAAGTTTCTCTAAAGCTCCAAGAGTTGGGATGGATTCCTGAACTTATTTTGTGTAG TGATGCGGCACGGACTAAGGAGACACTCAAAATAATGCAGGAGCAAGTGCAGGAACTGGTGGAAGCCGAGATTCATTTTGTTTCTAGTTTCTATTCGATTGCAGCCATGGATGGACAGACAGCAGAGCACCTTCAAAAGACTATTTGTAGATATTCAAAGGATGAGATTCTTACTGTCAT GTGCATGGGACATAATAGGGGGTGGGAAGAGGCGGCCTCGATGTTTTCTGGGGCCTCTATAGAATTGAAAACATGCAATGCTGCACTGCTGGAAGCTGCTGGAAAATCTTGGGAAGAG GCATTTGCTGCAGCGGGATTTGGCGGGTGGAAGCTTCATGGCATAGTAAAGCCAAGTAGCTAG
- the LOC107638761 gene encoding heme oxygenase 1, chloroplastic, translated as MASLATPLSQFQSLSCTKPCVRLPSPALPLQFRRRSSPALRGMPMKAVVVVSATTAAETSNKKRYPGESKGFVEEMRFVAMKLHTRDQAKEGEKPVTEPEEKPVAKWEPTVDGYLRFLVDSKLVYDTLEKIIDEAPYPSYAEFRNTGLERSASLAKDLEWFKEQGYTIPEPSSPGRSYAEYLIELSQKDPQAFICHFYNIYFAHTAGGRMIGRKVAEMLLNKKELEFYKWDGDLSQLLQNVRDKLNKVAEEWTREEKNHCLEETEKSFKFSGEILRLILS; from the exons ATGGCGTCGTTAGCAACTCCGCTTTCCCAATTTCAATCCCTTTCTTGCACCAAACCCTGCGTCCGGCTCCCCTCACCTGCTCTCCCTCTTCAATTTCGACGGAGATCATCGCCGGCGCTCCGGGGCATGCCGATGAAGGCGGTTGTTGTTGTGTCTGCAACGACGGCGGCGGAGACGTCCAACAAGAAGCGGTACCCTGGGGAGTCGAAGGGGTTTGTGGAGGAGATGAGGTTTGTGGCGATGAAGCTGCACACGAGGGATCAGGCTAAGGAGGGCGAGAAGCCCGTCACGGAGCCCGAGGAAAAGCCCGTCGCTAAGTGGGAACCGACCGTTGATGGCTACCTTAGGTTCCTTGTTGATAGCAAGTTGGTTTACGACACTCTCGAGAAGATCATCGATGAAGCTCCTTATCCTTCAT ATGCTGAATTCAGAAATACAGGACTCGAAAGGTCTGCAAGTTTGGCGAAAGATTTGGAGTGGTTTAAGGAGCAAGGCTATACCATTCCTGAACCTTCCTCTCCTGGCCGTAGTTATGCCGAATATCTTATTGAGTTGTCGCAGAAGGATCCACAGGCTTTCATTTGCCACTTTTACAATATCTACTTTGCCCATACAGCTGGTGGTCGAATGATTGGGAGAAAG GTTGCTGAAATGTTGTTAAACAAAAAGGAGCTGGAGTTTTATAAATGGGATGGTGACCTTTCCCAGTTGTTGCAGAATGTGAGGGACAAGTTGAATAAAGTTGCCGAA GAATGGACTCGGGAAGAGAAGAACCACTGTCTTGAAGAAACAGAAAAATCGTTCAAGTTCTCAGGAGAGATTCTCCGTTTAATTCTTTCATGA
- the LOC110270887 gene encoding uncharacterized protein LOC110270887 produces the protein MCHPPLLIILLRGSWKREIMDRMKEVTKQWEDYQVAKSSMEVLEAHVSHNSFFNQVPQHGGTPPIGLEVEDGSGISSKAPDIPKDGHKESGKGDWDLEKLRLAPRDMG, from the exons ATGTGCCATCCTCCTCTTCTAATAATTCTACTTAGGGGATCGTGGAAAAGGGAAATCATGGATAGAATGAAGGAAGTCACGAAACAATGGGAAGACTATCAAGTTGCAAAGAGCTCCATGGAAGTTCTTGAGGCCCATGTGAGCCATAATTCCTTCTTCAACCAAGTCCCTCAGCATGGTGGAACTCCTCCGATTGGTTTGGAGGTCGAAGACGGCAGCGGAATTTCAAGTAAGGCACCAGATATACCCAAGGATGGACATAAGGAGTCAGGCAAAG GTGATTGGGATTTGGAGAAACTGAGATTGGCTCCCAGAGACATGGGTTAA